In Oscillatoria acuminata PCC 6304, a single window of DNA contains:
- the ltrA gene encoding group II intron reverse transcriptase/maturase: MSKVKTEWSQIDWAKVQTKVTKLQNQIYAASKDGNTAFKVRLQKTLITSYSARLLAVRRVTQENKGKATAGVDGIKNLDPSERIKLAETLRLDGKATPLLRVEIPNPGKKETRPLGIPTIEDRAKQALAKLALEPEWEAKFEPNSYGFRPGRSCHDAIIAIELQVRRQSKYILDADLKGCFDNIDHEALIGKLNTFPIMENQVRAWLKSGIMKGDVFYKTESGTPTGGVISPLLANIALHGLETHIADKFPTFRTRKGQEKGKMKEWSEARTIRYADDFVILHEKLEVIQEAKSETEKWLATIGLKLNENKTRIAHTIKEVEGQKPGFDFLGFNIRSYEVGKHKCGTNAHGKKLMQRTRVQPSEESIKKFRKQVKTILKTGHSMPPAEMLKRHNWFVRGWANYFKTGDSSGEIFRKLQHDLYPVYLNWGQKKFAQRGNGYIASKIFHKSKTSAWNFGWKEDNYLHLAVTLYEFDYEQYIKVQGTRSPYDGDWVFWAKRRGSHPLCPKDIKRGLKSQEWKCSHCGLPFYVEDPIEVHHIDGNRENNKKTNKTLVHLHCHDEIHNMMRGQSQRNSPPSLKPDTLKGVSPVWQPSLEGNS; encoded by the coding sequence ATGTCCAAGGTGAAAACGGAATGGTCACAAATAGATTGGGCGAAAGTCCAAACGAAAGTGACAAAACTACAAAATCAAATCTATGCAGCATCAAAAGATGGAAACACCGCCTTCAAGGTAAGGTTGCAGAAAACCCTAATCACCTCTTACTCGGCCCGACTCTTAGCAGTCAGAAGAGTAACACAGGAAAACAAGGGAAAAGCCACAGCAGGCGTAGATGGAATCAAAAACCTTGACCCATCCGAACGCATAAAACTGGCAGAAACCTTAAGACTGGATGGTAAGGCTACTCCCCTTTTAAGGGTAGAAATCCCCAATCCGGGCAAGAAGGAGACGCGACCTTTAGGTATTCCCACCATAGAGGACAGGGCGAAGCAGGCACTAGCCAAATTAGCCCTAGAACCTGAATGGGAAGCCAAATTCGAGCCTAACTCATACGGATTTAGGCCCGGAAGAAGCTGCCACGATGCCATAATCGCGATCGAACTGCAAGTCAGACGCCAAAGTAAATACATACTGGATGCTGACCTAAAAGGTTGCTTTGATAACATCGACCATGAGGCGCTAATAGGTAAGTTAAATACCTTTCCGATCATGGAAAACCAGGTAAGAGCATGGCTCAAATCTGGAATCATGAAAGGAGACGTATTTTACAAAACCGAATCAGGGACCCCAACCGGAGGCGTCATTTCACCTTTACTAGCAAACATAGCTCTCCACGGGCTTGAGACACACATAGCAGACAAATTCCCGACATTCCGCACCCGCAAAGGGCAAGAAAAAGGGAAAATGAAAGAATGGAGTGAAGCTAGAACAATAAGGTACGCAGACGACTTCGTAATCCTTCATGAAAAACTAGAAGTAATTCAGGAAGCCAAATCCGAAACAGAAAAATGGTTAGCAACAATAGGGTTAAAGCTCAATGAGAATAAAACCCGAATAGCGCACACCATAAAAGAAGTTGAGGGTCAGAAACCAGGATTCGATTTTCTAGGGTTCAACATCCGAAGTTACGAGGTAGGAAAACATAAATGTGGAACTAACGCACATGGAAAGAAACTGATGCAGCGAACAAGGGTTCAACCGTCAGAAGAATCCATAAAAAAGTTCCGCAAACAGGTAAAAACCATACTCAAAACGGGACACAGTATGCCCCCGGCAGAAATGCTAAAAAGGCACAACTGGTTCGTAAGAGGGTGGGCAAACTACTTTAAAACAGGCGATAGTTCAGGCGAAATCTTCAGAAAGCTGCAACATGATTTGTACCCAGTCTACTTAAATTGGGGACAGAAAAAGTTCGCTCAAAGAGGAAACGGTTACATTGCAAGCAAGATTTTTCATAAATCTAAAACTTCAGCCTGGAATTTCGGATGGAAGGAAGATAACTATCTACACTTGGCGGTAACTCTATACGAGTTTGACTATGAACAGTACATCAAAGTACAAGGGACAAGAAGCCCCTACGACGGAGATTGGGTGTTCTGGGCAAAACGCAGAGGGAGCCACCCTTTATGTCCAAAAGACATAAAAAGGGGATTAAAAAGCCAAGAATGGAAATGTTCACACTGTGGGCTTCCGTTTTATGTAGAAGACCCAATAGAGGTCCATCACATCGACGGCAACAGGGAAAATAATAAAAAGACCAATAAAACATTGGTGCACCTGCACTGCCACGATGAAATCCATAACATGATGCGGGGCCAGTCCCAAAGGAACTCCCCACCTAGCTTAAAGCCGGATACATTGAAAGGTGTAAGTCCGGTTTGGCAGCCGAGCTTAGAAGGTAACTCCTAA
- the pyrE gene encoding orotate phosphoribosyltransferase has translation MTEITQGLDETSVSVHPNDLNDQRQQLLDLLCQLAYREGDFTLSSGQSSRYYINGKQVTLHAIGALLTGQVLFSMLSPETLAVAGLTLGADPIVTAVSVVSAYEKRPIPALIVRKEAKGHGTQAYIEGPELAPGTEVVVLEDVVTTGASAMKAVHRLRDAGYKVEEVISLVDREQGGAELYQKEGLKFRAVFTIAQIQARYQELGL, from the coding sequence ATGACCGAGATTACTCAAGGATTGGATGAGACATCGGTCTCAGTTCACCCTAACGATTTAAACGACCAACGCCAACAGCTTCTGGATTTACTCTGCCAGTTAGCTTATCGCGAGGGGGACTTCACCCTATCCTCCGGCCAAAGCAGCCGCTACTATATCAATGGCAAACAAGTCACCCTCCACGCGATCGGCGCACTCCTCACGGGTCAAGTCCTATTCTCCATGCTCTCCCCAGAAACCCTGGCAGTCGCCGGGTTAACCTTGGGCGCTGACCCGATTGTCACCGCCGTTAGCGTTGTCTCTGCCTACGAAAAACGACCCATTCCGGCCCTAATCGTTCGTAAAGAAGCCAAGGGACATGGGACCCAAGCCTATATCGAAGGACCCGAACTAGCTCCTGGGACCGAGGTTGTGGTCCTAGAAGATGTGGTCACCACTGGGGCCTCCGCCATGAAAGCGGTTCACCGTTTGCGTGACGCGGGGTACAAAGTAGAGGAAGTGATTTCCCTGGTCGATCGCGAACAAGGGGGGGCCGAGTTGTATCAAAAAGAGGGATTAAAGTTTCGCGCCGTTTTTACGATCGCTCAGATTCAAGCTCGCTATCAGGAGTTGGGATTATAA
- a CDS encoding ribbon-helix-helix protein, CopG family produces MLRIRLNTQELDRLKAEAERRELSMSEVIRDYIKRMPKPKKGSDGLLDEVQTPAMVE; encoded by the coding sequence ATGCTTAGGATTCGATTAAATACTCAAGAATTAGACCGCCTGAAAGCAGAAGCTGAACGGCGTGAACTTTCAATGTCAGAAGTAATTCGAGATTACATTAAACGAATGCCTAAACCGAAAAAAGGTTCAGATGGATTATTAGATGAAGTTCAAACGCCAGCAATGGTGGAATGA
- a CDS encoding type II toxin-antitoxin system HicB family antitoxin, translating into MLEDDTFYGEIPGFPGVYANAETLESCRDLLQDVLEGWIILGLRLQHNFPPIEGID; encoded by the coding sequence TTGCTTGAAGATGATACGTTTTACGGCGAAATTCCAGGGTTTCCTGGGGTCTATGCTAATGCCGAAACCCTGGAATCCTGTAGAGACTTATTGCAGGACGTCTTGGAAGGCTGGATTATCTTAGGATTGCGATTGCAGCATAACTTCCCACCTATCGAGGGCATCGATTGA
- a CDS encoding hemolysin family protein produces MVRSLSYFSALSGMVTLGVVGLQSDLAIASHVAVVVPGSSLQTWQDIALRLLAVFGLIAINAFFVTTEFAIVSVRRSRINHLADNGDLQAKIVQHLHRNIERLLSTTQLGITLSSLALGWIGENTMAVLVAEWIVWLPIRPEITQVIAHSLAIPIAFLIVAYLQIVLGELCPKTLALLYSEQLARLLGPPSLAIARFFHPFIWILDRSTRWLLSLGGIRFNSQAWSNRITPEELQLIIATERESTGLEAEERELLNNVFEFGEVCAREVMVPRTSIHGISYDATFQMLLNEVVSTGHSRYPVIGESLDDVRGIIYFKELAAPLAQGVLTPDSPLAPWIRPARFVAEYTPLSELLPIVQRSQRPMVMVVDEFGGTAGLVTISDLVAQIIGEGPELSDSEELTIQMVDEQTWMVQAQLNLEEVNELLNFDLPLTDEYQTLGGFLLYQFQKIPAEGETLLYDNLEFTVVSTEGPRLNQIRIYRPEVTNPISSNLDSFDSLPTDLDLNAPEQDSASSASDFDLDESDQQSSSASRDFDREEDELLLSSSQHFDFYEDENQDEDEDEESLPSSPPELDLDDH; encoded by the coding sequence GTGGTGCGTTCTTTAAGCTATTTTTCTGCGTTGAGTGGGATGGTGACCCTAGGGGTCGTGGGATTGCAGTCGGATCTGGCGATCGCGAGTCATGTAGCGGTGGTGGTCCCGGGGAGTTCCCTTCAGACCTGGCAAGATATCGCACTGCGCTTGCTTGCGGTATTTGGACTGATTGCCATTAATGCTTTTTTCGTGACTACGGAATTTGCGATTGTGTCCGTGCGGCGATCGCGGATTAATCATTTGGCCGATAATGGCGACCTGCAAGCCAAAATTGTCCAGCATCTCCATCGCAATATCGAGCGTCTGCTGTCTACGACTCAGTTAGGCATTACCCTCTCCAGTCTGGCCCTGGGCTGGATTGGCGAAAATACGATGGCGGTTTTAGTGGCCGAATGGATTGTCTGGTTGCCGATTCGACCGGAGATTACTCAGGTGATCGCTCATTCCCTAGCAATCCCGATCGCCTTTTTAATCGTGGCTTATTTGCAAATTGTCCTCGGGGAATTGTGTCCCAAAACCTTGGCATTGCTCTATTCTGAGCAACTGGCTCGACTCCTGGGTCCCCCGAGTTTGGCGATCGCCCGATTTTTTCATCCCTTTATCTGGATCCTGGACCGCTCAACCCGCTGGCTCCTTAGTCTAGGGGGTATTCGCTTTAACTCGCAGGCTTGGTCCAATCGCATCACTCCCGAAGAGTTACAGCTCATTATCGCCACGGAACGCGAATCCACAGGATTAGAAGCCGAGGAGCGAGAACTGCTCAATAATGTGTTTGAATTTGGGGAAGTCTGTGCTCGGGAAGTGATGGTGCCTCGGACGAGCATTCATGGGATCTCTTATGATGCCACCTTTCAAATGTTGCTCAATGAGGTCGTGAGTACGGGTCACTCCCGTTATCCCGTGATCGGGGAATCCTTAGATGATGTTCGCGGTATCATCTATTTTAAAGAATTGGCCGCACCTTTAGCCCAGGGAGTCCTCACCCCAGATAGTCCCCTAGCACCCTGGATTCGTCCGGCGCGGTTCGTTGCCGAATATACTCCTTTAAGCGAGTTGTTGCCGATCGTTCAGCGATCGCAACGACCGATGGTCATGGTGGTGGATGAATTTGGCGGAACTGCCGGTTTAGTCACCATTAGTGATTTAGTGGCTCAAATTATTGGCGAGGGCCCCGAACTCTCCGATTCTGAAGAGTTAACCATCCAAATGGTCGATGAGCAAACTTGGATGGTCCAAGCTCAATTGAACTTGGAAGAAGTCAATGAATTGCTCAATTTTGATTTACCCCTGACGGATGAATATCAAACCCTAGGCGGTTTCCTCCTCTATCAGTTCCAAAAAATCCCAGCGGAGGGGGAAACCCTCCTCTACGATAATTTGGAATTTACGGTGGTCTCGACAGAAGGCCCTCGTTTGAACCAAATTCGGATTTATCGTCCAGAAGTGACGAACCCTATCTCATCTAACCTAGACTCATTTGACTCCTTGCCCACGGATTTAGATCTGAATGCCCCTGAGCAGGATTCTGCTTCCTCAGCATCGGATTTCGATCTCGATGAGTCTGACCAACAATCCTCCTCTGCATCCCGCGATTTTGATCGGGAGGAGGACGAATTGCTCCTGTCTTCTTCACAGCATTTCGATTTCTATGAAGATGAGAATCAGGATGAGGATGAGGATGAGGAGTCACTCCCCTCTTCCCCACCAGAGTTAGATCTTGATGATCATTAG
- a CDS encoding adenylate/guanylate cyclase domain-containing protein: MVKTARNFNPSFHLLQLLQQQYNFEERGVIEIKGKGEMKTYFLTERNFSAL; the protein is encoded by the coding sequence ATGGTAAAGACGGCGCGAAACTTTAATCCCTCTTTTCATTTATTGCAACTATTGCAACAGCAGTATAACTTTGAGGAACGCGGGGTGATCGAGATTAAAGGCAAAGGAGAAATGAAAACCTATTTTCTCACAGAACGCAATTTTTCTGCCCTCTAA